The Microbacterium sp. LWH7-1.2 genome window below encodes:
- a CDS encoding LuxR C-terminal-related transcriptional regulator, whose translation MVLSSAEPSTVTRSAPAPKASENTVKFHVSNLLRKSGAASRTELVALARG comes from the coding sequence ATGGTGCTGTCGTCGGCCGAGCCGAGCACGGTGACGAGGTCGGCGCCGGCGCCGAAGGCGAGCGAGAACACCGTGAAGTTCCACGTCTCGAACCTGCTGCGCAAATCGGGTGCGGCCTCCCGCACCGAGCTGGTCGCCCTGGCGCGAGGCTGA
- a CDS encoding cold-shock protein, whose protein sequence is MATGTVKWFNSEKGFGFIAPDDGSADLFAHFSAIAGSGFKELREDQKVEFDAEQGPKGMQAANIRPL, encoded by the coding sequence ATGGCCACTGGCACCGTGAAATGGTTCAACTCCGAGAAGGGCTTTGGCTTCATCGCACCCGATGACGGCTCGGCCGATCTCTTCGCACACTTCAGCGCGATCGCAGGCAGCGGTTTCAAGGAGCTGCGCGAGGACCAGAAGGTCGAATTCGACGCCGAGCAGGGCCCCAAGGGCATGCAGGCGGCGAACATCCGTCCGCTCTGA
- a CDS encoding acyl-CoA desaturase codes for MISSTALESRLGPIRQTYAGTAEFPHMTRAYTEVSQVVRETGLLRRAEWFYALVGVGLLLGFGGVVTGFVLLGQTWYQLLMAGALGILFTQVAFLAHEAAHKQILASGPANDRLARILAAGIVGISLSWWNNKHNRHHANPNRVGKDPDIEIDTISFIETDAASAGRWRALVTRKQGWLFFPLLTLEGLNLHGHAFRHLFSREGVKDRWIELALITARFALYLTPIFVFLPLGMAFAFLGVQLAVFGVYMGASFAPNHKGMAIIAEDARLDFFSKQVYTSRNISGGWWAALLMGGLNYQIEHHLFPNMPRPHLARARDIVIDQCRALGVPYTETTLWRSYGIVVAYLNRVGLAARDPFDCPVVGTYRRA; via the coding sequence ATCATCTCCTCCACCGCTCTCGAGTCCCGGCTCGGTCCCATCCGTCAGACGTACGCCGGCACGGCCGAGTTCCCGCACATGACCCGGGCATACACCGAGGTGTCGCAGGTCGTCCGCGAGACCGGTCTGCTCCGTCGTGCCGAGTGGTTCTACGCCCTCGTCGGGGTCGGCCTCCTCCTGGGCTTCGGCGGTGTGGTCACCGGCTTCGTCCTGCTCGGCCAGACCTGGTACCAGCTGCTGATGGCCGGTGCCCTCGGAATCCTGTTCACGCAGGTCGCGTTCCTCGCGCACGAGGCGGCGCACAAGCAGATCCTGGCCTCCGGTCCCGCGAACGACCGGCTCGCCCGCATCCTCGCCGCCGGCATCGTGGGCATCAGCCTCTCCTGGTGGAACAACAAGCACAACCGCCACCACGCGAACCCCAACCGGGTGGGCAAGGACCCCGACATCGAGATCGACACGATCTCATTCATCGAGACGGATGCCGCGTCTGCAGGCCGATGGCGCGCTCTGGTGACACGCAAGCAGGGGTGGCTGTTCTTCCCTCTGCTCACGCTCGAAGGCCTGAACCTGCACGGGCACGCGTTCCGGCACCTGTTCTCGCGCGAAGGCGTCAAGGACCGCTGGATCGAGCTCGCGCTCATCACGGCGCGCTTCGCGCTCTACCTCACCCCGATCTTCGTCTTCCTCCCGCTCGGGATGGCGTTCGCGTTCCTCGGCGTGCAGTTGGCGGTGTTCGGCGTGTACATGGGTGCGTCGTTCGCGCCGAACCACAAGGGCATGGCGATCATCGCCGAGGACGCGAGGCTCGACTTCTTCAGCAAGCAGGTGTACACCTCCCGGAACATCAGCGGTGGCTGGTGGGCGGCCCTGCTCATGGGCGGGCTCAACTACCAGATCGAGCACCACCTCTTCCCCAACATGCCCCGCCCTCATCTGGCGCGGGCACGCGACATCGTGATCGACCAGTGCCGCGCTCTCGGCGTGCCGTACACCGAGACGACCCTCTGGCGCTCGTATGGCATCGTCGTCGCCTACCTCAACCGCGTGGGCCTGGCCGCGCGCGATCCCTTCGATTGCCCCGTCGTCGGAACCTACCGCCGAGCCTGA
- a CDS encoding MFS transporter has protein sequence MLGNTLAASLIWGVNTLFLLDAGLSNLEAFAANAFFSAGMLIFEIPTGVVADTVGRRASYLLGTVTLAVTTILYWMLWVWQSPFWAWAVVSVLLGLGFTFFSGAVDAWLVDALKATSNQGSLETVFGRAQIVGGVAMLSGSVLGGVVAQVTNLGVPFLLRGAILLLMFIVAALLMRDLGFAPDRSESPLRATRTVLRASIRYGLGDPPVRWLMLASPFTAGVGFYVFYALQPYLLELWGDEEAYTVAGLAAALVSGTAILGGALAPWVRKLFRRRTSTILLATVTSALVLVGIGLVRNFWVAVVLVALWGVASAIDDPVHRAYLNDMIPSKQRATVLSFDSLMGSSGGVVIQPALGRVADVGGYGASMVWSGVIAAIAVPFVLLSRGQNAPADTAREVTSQTPQ, from the coding sequence ATGCTCGGCAACACGCTCGCCGCGTCGCTCATCTGGGGCGTCAACACGCTGTTCCTCCTCGACGCCGGGCTCTCCAACCTGGAGGCCTTCGCGGCGAACGCCTTCTTCAGCGCCGGGATGCTGATCTTCGAGATCCCCACCGGCGTGGTGGCCGACACGGTGGGGCGTCGCGCGTCGTATCTGCTCGGCACGGTGACGCTGGCGGTGACCACGATCCTGTATTGGATGCTGTGGGTCTGGCAATCGCCGTTCTGGGCGTGGGCGGTCGTCTCGGTGCTGCTCGGTCTCGGCTTCACGTTCTTCTCCGGGGCCGTCGATGCGTGGCTCGTCGACGCACTGAAGGCGACCTCCAATCAGGGCAGCCTCGAGACCGTCTTCGGTCGCGCGCAGATCGTGGGCGGGGTCGCGATGCTGTCGGGATCGGTGCTCGGCGGCGTCGTCGCTCAGGTGACGAACCTCGGCGTGCCGTTCCTGCTGCGGGGCGCGATCCTGCTGCTGATGTTCATCGTCGCCGCACTGCTGATGCGGGACCTGGGCTTCGCGCCCGACCGGAGCGAGAGCCCGTTGCGCGCGACGCGCACCGTCTTGCGGGCGTCCATCCGCTATGGCCTCGGTGATCCGCCGGTGCGCTGGCTGATGCTCGCGAGCCCGTTCACCGCGGGTGTCGGGTTCTACGTCTTCTATGCACTGCAGCCGTACCTGCTGGAGCTGTGGGGCGACGAGGAGGCGTACACGGTCGCCGGCCTCGCGGCCGCACTGGTGTCGGGCACCGCGATTCTCGGCGGCGCCCTCGCACCCTGGGTGCGCAAGCTCTTCCGCCGGCGCACGTCGACGATCCTGCTGGCGACGGTCACCAGCGCGCTGGTGCTGGTGGGGATCGGACTGGTGCGCAACTTCTGGGTCGCCGTGGTGCTCGTGGCGCTCTGGGGCGTAGCCTCGGCCATCGATGACCCGGTGCATCGTGCGTACCTCAACGACATGATCCCGTCGAAGCAGCGCGCGACCGTGCTCTCCTTCGACTCGCTCATGGGTTCGAGCGGCGGCGTCGTCATCCAACCCGCGCTGGGCCGGGTGGCCGATGTCGGCGGCTACGGTGCCTCGATGGTGTGGAGCGGCGTGATCGCGGCGATCGCCGTTCCCTTCGTCCTGTTGAGCCGAGGGCAGAACGCGCCCGCCGACACCGCCCGCGAGGTCACCTCTCAGACGCCCCAGTGA
- a CDS encoding dihydrofolate reductase family protein, producing the protein MGRLVYGMNLSVDGYVAAPGDDLSWSEPSDELFQWWLEEELAIDRFLYGRKLWEIMSGYWPTGDQQPGATPAQIAFAKNWRETPKVVFSSTIDKVDGNARLFTDDAVAEIARLKAEEGGRLRVGGAALGRAAMRAGLVDEYEIITHPVVVGGGNPFFSTLDDWVKLSLVETRTLPGGVLLTRYETRR; encoded by the coding sequence GTGGGAAGACTGGTCTACGGCATGAACCTGAGCGTGGACGGCTACGTCGCCGCGCCCGGCGACGACCTCAGCTGGAGTGAGCCGAGCGACGAGCTGTTCCAGTGGTGGCTCGAGGAGGAGCTCGCGATCGATCGATTCCTGTACGGGCGCAAGCTGTGGGAGATCATGAGCGGCTACTGGCCGACCGGCGACCAGCAGCCCGGCGCCACACCCGCGCAGATCGCGTTCGCGAAGAACTGGCGGGAGACGCCGAAGGTGGTCTTCTCGTCGACGATCGACAAGGTCGACGGGAACGCTCGCCTCTTCACAGACGATGCGGTCGCGGAGATCGCCCGGCTGAAGGCGGAGGAGGGCGGTCGGCTGAGGGTCGGTGGTGCAGCGCTCGGCCGCGCGGCCATGCGGGCCGGGCTGGTCGACGAGTACGAGATCATCACGCATCCGGTGGTCGTCGGCGGCGGGAACCCGTTCTTCAGCACGCTGGACGACTGGGTGAAGCTCAGTCTGGTGGAGACGCGAACGCTTCCCGGCGGCGTCCTCCTCACCCGGTACGAGACGAGGCGCTGA